The Triticum aestivum cultivar Chinese Spring chromosome 3A, IWGSC CS RefSeq v2.1, whole genome shotgun sequence genome includes a region encoding these proteins:
- the LOC123060341 gene encoding DEAD-box ATP-dependent RNA helicase 20, translated as MSRFDGRAADPSSYRDRRSEGAFGGGTRAFAPSGKPDAAAAAAAAELDGLPRFEKNFYVEVPAVAGMTAEEVEAYRRRREITVEGNDVPKPVRDFRDVGFPDYVLQEITKAGFTEPTPIQSQGWPMALKGRDLIGIAETGSGKTLAYLLPAIVHVNAQPILAPGDGPIVLVLAPTRELAVQIQQETTKFGASSKIKSTCIYGGVPKGPQVRDLQKGVEIIIATPGRLIDMIESHHTNLRRVTYLVLDEADRMLDMGFEPQIKKIVSQIRPDRQTLYWSATWPKEVELLARTFLFDPYKVIIGSEELKANHAISQHVEILSESQKYNKLVNLLEDIMDGSRILIFMDTKKGCDQITRQLRMDGWPALSIHGDKSQAERDWVLSEFKSGKSPIMTATDVAARGLDVKDVKYVINYDFPGSLEDYVHRIGRTGRAGATGTAYSFFTAANARFAKDLISILVEAGQKVSPELANMGRGAPPPSLGHRDRYRGHGGGRSWS; from the exons atGAGCCGCTTCGACGGCCGTGCGGCGGACCCCAGCTCCTACCGCGACCGCCGCAG TGAGGGGGCGTTCGGTGGCGGGACGAGGGCGTTCGCGCCGTCGGGAAAGCCGGATGCTGCcgccgcggcggccgcggcggagctgGACGGGCTGCCGCGGTTCGAGAAGAACTTCTACGTGGAGGTTCCCGCGGTGGCCGGCATGACGGCGGAGGAGGTCGAGGCCTACCGCCGCCGCCGGGAGATCACCGTCGAGGGCAACGACGTGCCCAAGCCGGTGCGCGACTTCCGCGACGTCGGCTTCCCAG ACTACGTGTTGCAAGAAATCACAAAAGCTGGCTTTACAGAACCTACCCCTATCCAGTCACAAGGTTGGCCAATGGCACTGAAGGGGCGTGATCTTATTGGCATTGCTGAAACAGGATCTGGAAAAACACTTGCTTACCTTTTACCTGCCATTGTTCATGTTAATGCTCAGCCTATTCTAG CTCCTGGTGATGGTCCGATTGTTCTTGTGTTAGCCCCTACACGTGAACTTGCTGTCCAGATACAGCAGGAGACAACAAAATTTGgtgcatcatcaaagataaaaagCACATGCATATATGGTGGTGTCCCAAAAGGTCCTCAAGTTCGTGATCTTCAAAAag GTGTTGAAATTATTATAGCCACGCCAGGAAGACTAATTGATATGATCGAATCACATCACACAAATTTGCGGAGGGTCACATACCTTGTTTTAGACGAGGCAGATCGAATGCTAGACATGGGTTTTGAACCTCAGATTAAGAAAATTGTGTCTCAG ATTCGTCCAGATCGACAAACTCTTTACTGGAGTGCTACCTGGCCAAAGGAAGTTGAGCTGCTAGCAAGGACTTTCCTTTTTGATCCATACAAG GTTATAATTGGTTCTGAAGAACTGAAAGCTAATCATGCTATTTCTCAGCATGTTGAGATATTATCTGAGAGTCAGAAGTATAACAA GTTGGTCAATCTACTGGAGGATATAATGGATGGCAGCCGAATTTTAATATTCATGGACACCAAGAAAGGATGCGATCAGATCACCAGACAGCTTCGAATGGATGGTTGGCCTGCTCTGTCTATCCATGGTGACAAGAGCCAAGCTGAAAGAGATTGGGTTCTTTCTGAATTCAAGTCGGGGAAAAGCCCTATTATGACAGCTACTGACGTTGCTGCTCGAGGCTTAG ATGTTAAGGATGTCAAGTATGTCATTAACTATGACTTTCCGGGGTCTCTGGAGGATTATGTCCATCGCATTGGTCGAACTGGCAGAGCTGGAGCAACAGGGACAGCCTACAGCTTTTTCACGGCTGCTAACGCCAGATTTGCCAAGGATCTTATTAGCATTTTAGTTGAAGCTGGGCAAAAGGTCAGCCCTGAATTAGCTAATATGGGCCGTGGTGCACCACCTCCTTCTTTGG GTCATCGTGATAGATACAGGGGGCATGGAGGTGGTCGTTCATGGAGCTGA
- the LOC123060342 gene encoding cytochrome P450 90D2 — protein sequence MSVSWPAPSTCAAAGALLAAAWLLCFRLLPAVARPRRRAMKTGAQLPPGSFGWPVVGETLDFVSCSYSPRPEAFVDKRRLRYGSAVFRSHLFGSATVVTADAEVNRFVLQSDARSFVPWYPRSLTELMGKSSILVINGGLQRRVHGLVGAFFKSPQLKAQVTADMQRLLAPALASWRHQGPGARLRIQDHAKTIVFQILVRGLIGLEAGPEMQQLKQQFQEFIVGLMSLPIKLPGTRLYRSLQAKKRMARVIQRIIQEKRRRRALDGPPRDAIDVLMGAGSEELTDELISDNMIDFMIPAEDSVPVLITLAVKFLSECPLALQQLEEENMELKMRKTDLGETLQWTDYMSLSFTQHVITETLRVGNIISGIMRKAVRDVEVKGHLIPKGWRVFMYFRSVHLDDMLYEDPCKFNPWRWKEKDMSTSSFTPFGGGLRLCPGLDLARLEASIFLHHLVTSFRWVAEEDHIVNFPTVRLKGGMPIRVTAKD from the exons ATGTCCGTTTCCTGGCCGGCGCCGTCGACGTGCGCGGCCGCCGGGGCCCTGCTGGCCGCCGCGTGGCTGCTGTGCTTCAGGCTGCTCCCGGCCGTGGCGAGGCCGAGGAGGCGGGCGATGAAGACGGGGGCGCAGCTCCCTCCCGGCAGCTTCGGGTGGCCGGTCGTCGGCGAGACGCTGGACTTCGTCTCCTGCTCCTACTCCCCGCGCCCCGAGGCGTTCGTCGACAAGCGCCGCCTCCG GTACGGCAGCGCGGTGTTCCGGTCGCACCTGTTCGGGTCGGCGACGGTGGTGACGGCGGACGCGGAGGTGAACCGGTTCGTGCTGCAGAGCGACGCGCGGTCGTTCGTGCCGTGGTACCCGCGGTCGCTGACGGAGCTCATGGGCAAGTCCTCCATCCTCGTCATCAACGGCGGCCTGCAGCGGCGCGTCCACGGCCTCGTCGGCGCCTTCTTCAAGTCGCCGCAGCTCAAGGCGCAGGTCACCGCCGACATGCAGCGCCTCCTCGCCCCGGCGCTCGCCTCCTGGCGCCACCAGGGCCCCGGCGCCCGCCTCCGCATCCAGGACCACGCCAAGACG ATTGTGTTCCAGATCCTGGTGCGGGGTCTGATCGGGCTGGAGGCAGGCCCAGAGATGCAGCAGCTCAAGCAGCAATTCCAGGAATTTATTGTCGGACTCATGTCCCTTCCCATTAAGCTGCCAGGGACTAGGCTCTACAGATCCCTCCAG GCCAAGAAGAGGATGGCCAGGGTGATACAGAGGATCATacaggagaagaggaggaggagggccctCGACGGGCCGCCGAGGGACGCCATCGACGTGCTCATGGGCGCCGGCAGCGAGGAGCTCACCGACGAGCTCATATCCGACAACATGATCGACTTCATGATCCCCGCCGAGGACTCCGTGCCGGTGCTCATCACGCTCGCCGTCAAGTTCCTCAGCGAGTGCCCCCTCGCCCTGCAACAGCTCGAG GAGGAGAACATGGAGCTCAAGATGAGGAAAACCGACCTGGGTGAAACCTTGCAATGGACTGACTACATGTCCTTGTCATTCACGCAGCAT GTGATAACGGAGACGCTGCGAGTTGGGAACATCATCAGCGGGATCATGCGCAAGGCGGTCCGCGACGTCGAGGTGAAGGGGCATCTCATCCCCAAAGGATGGCGCGTGTTCATGTACTTCCGGTCGGTCCACCTGGACGACATGCTCTACGAGGACCCCTGCAAGTTCAATCCATGGAGGTGGAAG GAGAAGGACATGAGCACTAGCAGCTTCACCCCTTTTGGTGGTGGGTTGAGGCTGTGCCCGGGCCTGGATCTGGCCAGGCTGGAAGCTTCCATCTTTCTCCACCACTTGGTCACCAGCTTCAG GTGGGTGGCCGAGGAGGACCACATCGTCAACTTCCCCACCGTGCGCCTCAAGGGAGGCATGCCCATCAGGGTCACCGCCAAGGACTAG